TGGGACACGCGCCCATCCGCTCATCAGGGACTCACGGAATCGACCGTAAAGCTAGTCATGGACGGGCACCCCATCAAGTGGAACCTGTCGCCCCGGCAACTCGCCTCTCCTCCGCCTTGACCTCCTCCCACAGGCTGTCCAACTGGGCCAGGTCCGCCCGCCCCAATTCGCCGCCCGCCCGGCGCAGGCGGTCCTCCACTTGGCGGAAGCGTCGGACAAACTTCTCATTGGTGCGGCGCAGCGCGTCTTCCGGCTGGACTTTCAGGTAGCGGGCCACATTGACGACGGAGAAGAGGAAGTCCCCGAACTCCTCTTCCATCCGCCGACCGTCCCCCGTCGCCAGGGCCTGGCGGAACTCGGCGATCTCCTCCTCCAGCTTGGCCGCCGCGCCGGCCACATCCGCCCACTCAAAGCCGACGCCGGCCACCTTCTCCTGGATGCGCTGTGCCTTGAGCAGCGCAGGCAGGGAGGCGGGCAGACCGGCCAGAATCGACTCCGGGACTCCCGCGCCGCCCTTCTCCCGGCGCTCCTCGGTCTTGACCCGCTCCCACAGACGCTCCACCTCGGTGGCACTGGCCGCCTGCTCCCCGCCGAAGACATGGGGATGGCGCCGCAGCAGCTTGGCGCTGATCTGCGCCAGCGAATCCGACAGGCGGAAGGCCCCGCTCTCCTCGCCCAGTTCCCCCTGGAAGGCCACATGGAGGGCCAGATCGCCCAGTTCCTCCCGCAGGTCGGCCATGGAACCGCGGTCGATCGCCTCCAGCACCTCGTGGCATTCCTCGAGGAGGTAGGGCCGCAGGCTCTCGTGGGTCTGCTCCCGGTCCCAGGGACAGCCCTCCGGCCCGCGCAGGATCTTGAGGATCTTGAGCAGGCGGGCGAGGGCCCGTCCGTCACGCTCGGCGTCCTCCACCTGCCGGGCGTCCAGCCGGGCGTCAAGCCGGTCCTCGGTCATGCCTCCTCCCTTCCCGCCAGGTGGAACAGCACAACGGCGGCCGCCACCGAGGCGTTGAGGCTGGCCACCCGGCCGCGCATGGGGATGCGCAGTTCCAGGTCGAGGTGCTCCCGCACCCGCTGGGAGAGGCCGCGCCCCTCGCCCCCCAGGACCAGGGCGAGCGGACCTTCGGGCGCCGGCTCGAAGAGCCCGCGCGTCGCCCGCTCGGACAGCCCGACCAGGCAATAGCCCCGGCCGCGCAGCCAATCCAGATCCGCCGCCAGATCCTCCGCCACCAGGACGGGCAGCCAGGCGAGGGCGCCGGCGCTGGCGCGGAAGGCGGCGTCGCCCAGTGGGGCCTGGGCCCAGCGCCCCGTCACGATGGCCAGCACGCCGGCCGCCTCGGCCGATCGGGCCGCCGCCCCCAGGTTGTGTGGATCCTGCAGGCCGTCCAGCACCAGCAAGAGCGGGCGGGCGCCCGGCCTTCCCTCCAGTTCCGGCAGCTCGCGGCGCAGCGCCCGCTCGGCCGGCGGCGCCAGTTCAAGAGCCGCCCCGCGATGCTCCGTGTGCCGCATGACGCGATCGAGCACGGCGTTGTCCACCTCCTCCACCAGGCAGCCCTGGCGGCGGGCCTCCTGACGCAGGTCGGCCAACAGACCGCCCGTCACCGGGCCGCGCAGGAGCAGGCGGCGGGCCGCCAAACCGGCGCGCAGAGCCTCGAGCACGGGGCGGCGGCCACTGATCCACAGACTCTCGACCGCCCCATCGGCCGGACGGACTTTGGCCGCATAGGGACGGGGGCGGGGGCCGGGACCGCGCCGGGGCGGTTGCATGGGCATGGGGGACTCTCCTTCAGATTGGCCTTGCCCGGCCAAGATAGCAGCCCGCAGCGGCCCCCGGCCGCGCCTGGCGGGTTTCCTACCTTGGAGGGCGACTGGAATCGTCCAGTCCGCCACGATCGACCAAGGGAGCCACCATGACTCACCGACTGAATCCGCTGGGCGCCCGGGCCACCTTCGAGACGGGCTCCGGCCCTGCCCACCTCTATCGCCTGGACCACCTGGAACGCCTGGGCATGGGCCAGGTGGGCCGCCTGCCCTTCTCCATCAAGGTCCTGCTCGAGTCCGTCCTGCGCCACTGCGACGGGATGGTCGTGCGCGAGGAGGACCTGGCCCGCATCGCCGGCTGGAACCCGGCGGCACCCACCGACGAGGAGATCCCCTACCGTCCCGCCCGCGTCGTCCTCCAGGATTTCACCGGCGTGCCGGCCGTGGTGGACCTGGCCGCCCTGCGCAGCGCCATGGCGCGCCTGGGCGGGGATCCGCGCCGCATCAACCCGGTGGTGCCGGTGGATCTCGTCATCGACCACAGCATCCAGGTGGACGCCTACGGCCGTCCCGACGCCCTGCGCACCAACACCCGGCTCGAGTTCGAGCGCAACCGCGAGCGCTACGAGTTCCTGCGCTGGGGCCAGCAGGCCTTCGACAATTTCGGCGTGGTGCCGCCGGCGGTGGGCATCATCCACCAGGTCAACCTGGAGCACCTGGCCCGCGGCGTGATGCGGCGGCGCGACGGGGAGGGCGAGGTCGTCTTCCCGGACAGCTGCGTGGGCACCGACAGCCACACTACCATGATCAACGGCCTGGGCATCGCCGGTTGGGGCGTGGGCGGCATCGAGGCCGAGGCTGTCATGCTGGGGCAGCCCATCTACATGCTCATCCCCGAGGTGATGGGCTTCCGCCTGGTCGGCCGGCCGCGGGAGGGCGTCACCGCCACCGACCTCACCCTCACCTGTGTCGAGATGCTGCGCAGGAAAGGCGTGGTGGGCAAGTTCGTCGAGTACTGCGGACCCGGCCTCTCGGCCATGAGCCTGGCCGACCGCGCCACCCTGGCCAACATGGCGCCCGAGTACGGCGCCACCATGGGCTTCTGCCCCATGGACGCCGAGGCGATGCACTACCTGCGGCAGACCGGCCGCGACCCGCGCCTGGTGGAGCTGGTCGAGCGCTACATGAAGGAGCAGGGCCTCTTCCGCACCGACGAGACGCCGGACCCCGTCTTCACCGACACCCTCGAGCTGGACCTCTCCACTGTGGAACCCTGCCTGGCCGGTCCCAAGCGGCCCCAGGACCGCGTCGCCCTCCACGCCGTCAAGGCGGACTTCCGCGCCTGCCTGGACGCCCCCGCCGGCGCCAAGGGCTTCGGCCTGGCCCCGGAACAGCGGAAGGCGAGCCTGCCGGTGGAACTGCCCGAGGGCGCCGTCCAGTTGGCCCACGGCGACGTGCTGCTGGCGGCCATCACCTCCTGCACCAACACCTCCAACCCCAGCGTGCTGCTGGCCGCCGGCCTGCTGGCGAGGAAG
The sequence above is a segment of the bacterium genome. Coding sequences within it:
- the acnA gene encoding aconitate hydratase AcnA → MTHRLNPLGARATFETGSGPAHLYRLDHLERLGMGQVGRLPFSIKVLLESVLRHCDGMVVREEDLARIAGWNPAAPTDEEIPYRPARVVLQDFTGVPAVVDLAALRSAMARLGGDPRRINPVVPVDLVIDHSIQVDAYGRPDALRTNTRLEFERNRERYEFLRWGQQAFDNFGVVPPAVGIIHQVNLEHLARGVMRRRDGEGEVVFPDSCVGTDSHTTMINGLGIAGWGVGGIEAEAVMLGQPIYMLIPEVMGFRLVGRPREGVTATDLTLTCVEMLRRKGVVGKFVEYCGPGLSAMSLADRATLANMAPEYGATMGFCPMDAEAMHYLRQTGRDPRLVELVERYMKEQGLFRTDETPDPVFTDTLELDLSTVEPCLAGPKRPQDRVALHAVKADFRACLDAPAGAKGFGLAPEQRKASLPVELPEGAVQLAHGDVLLAAITSCTNTSNPSVLLAAGLLARKAVARGLTVASTVKTSLAPGSRVVTRYLEEAGLMTDLEALGFHNVGYGCTTCIGNSGPLRDELESALAGSELVAAGVLSGNRNFEGRVHPRLKANYLASPPLVVAYALAGSVDIDLTTEPLGRDRDGRPVFLKEIWPTDAEIRALLESATRPEVFREFYDGVGSSNEEWNAIPVAAGDLFNWDAASTYIQEPPFFQDLAERPGPIQSIRGARVLARLGDSVTTDHISPAGRIPENMPGGRYLRERGVAVADFNSYGSRRGNDRVMTRGTFGNIRLRNQLAPGTEGGWTTFLPTGEVMPIHDASVLYQQAGTPLAVLAGKEYGTGSSRDWAAKGTALLGVRLVIAESFERIHRANLVGMGILPLQFLPGQSPASLGLDGSESFTVEIDDCLQARQEVTVRWERGAQQGSFPTRCRIDTPVEVDYYRHGGILQAVLRQFLSS
- the mazG gene encoding nucleoside triphosphate pyrophosphohydrolase, with translation MTEDRLDARLDARQVEDAERDGRALARLLKILKILRGPEGCPWDREQTHESLRPYLLEECHEVLEAIDRGSMADLREELGDLALHVAFQGELGEESGAFRLSDSLAQISAKLLRRHPHVFGGEQAASATEVERLWERVKTEERREKGGAGVPESILAGLPASLPALLKAQRIQEKVAGVGFEWADVAGAAAKLEEEIAEFRQALATGDGRRMEEEFGDFLFSVVNVARYLKVQPEDALRRTNEKFVRRFRQVEDRLRRAGGELGRADLAQLDSLWEEVKAEERRVAGATGST
- a CDS encoding RNA methyltransferase encodes the protein MPMQPPRRGPGPRPRPYAAKVRPADGAVESLWISGRRPVLEALRAGLAARRLLLRGPVTGGLLADLRQEARRQGCLVEEVDNAVLDRVMRHTEHRGAALELAPPAERALRRELPELEGRPGARPLLLVLDGLQDPHNLGAAARSAEAAGVLAIVTGRWAQAPLGDAAFRASAGALAWLPVLVAEDLAADLDWLRGRGYCLVGLSERATRGLFEPAPEGPLALVLGGEGRGLSQRVREHLDLELRIPMRGRVASLNASVAAAVVLFHLAGREEA